In a single window of the Arachis hypogaea cultivar Tifrunner chromosome 6, arahy.Tifrunner.gnm2.J5K5, whole genome shotgun sequence genome:
- the LOC112805774 gene encoding uncharacterized protein produces MYVANNMKQATLRVSVLLFGRILDTGISAADSQSPNTTDKKNPQLTQAELMAQFAELQAEVRRIAELSAQNNRKHEGESPKSSAQGNTDPLNITPPKEKLTLNNPFSEEITKYQMPKNFAQPSALEPYKGFGYPRAHMKKFQSMMFFNGANNEPVLCRAFPTYLDGAALLWFSKLSAGSISSFEDLARSFIDYFAPSRIYVHGSDYLSTIKQGQHKSLKDYMTQFVEATMEIQDLDPAVHLHALKAGLRPGKFRETIAITKPKTLEEFRERAAGQMEIKELCEAQKTDKQLHRRDEDKTFRSNNKEPKKPFKLTPKFNTYTRFNTKRENMIKEILNAKIVKPPARAGNYQDQRFINRSKHCAFH; encoded by the exons atgtATGTTGCCAACAACATGAAGCAGGCTACCCTTAGAGTCTCCGTGTTGCTCTTCGGCAGAATATTGGATACTG GTATTTCCGCCGCG GATTCTCAATCCCCGAACACGACTGACAAGAAAAATCCACAACTCACACAAGCTGAGCTCATGGCCCAATTCGCTGAACTTCAAGCAGAAGTGCGGAGGATAGCCGAGCTATCTGCGCAGAACAACagaaagcatgaaggagaaagcCCCAAAAGCTCGGCCCAAGGCAACACAGACCCCTTAAACATCACTCCACCAAAGGAGAAGCTTACGCTCAACAATCCCTTTTCCGAGGAGATCACAAAGTACCAGATGCCAAAAAACTTTGCACAACCTTCCGCGCTTGAACCATACAAGGGGTTCGGCTATCCCCGAGCTCACATGAAGAAGTTTCAATCCATGATGTTCTTTAACGGTGCTAACAATGAGCCTGTCCTCTGCCGAGCCTTCCCTACTTACCTCGATGGTGCTGCATTACTCTGGTTTTCTAAGTTGTCTGCAggttcaatttcttcctttgaggACCTAGCAAGGTCGTTCATTGATTATTTTGCTCCGTCAAGAATATACGTGCACGGATCAGATTACCTCAGCACTATCAAGCAAGGCCAGCACAAAAGTCTGAAGGACTACATGACCCAATTTGTGGAAGCAACAATGGAGATTCAAGACTTAGATCCCGCGGTCCACCTGCACGCCCTCAAGGCCGGCCTCAGACCTGGCAAATTTCGAGAAACAATTGCAATTACAAAACCAAAAACACTGGAAGAATTCCGCGAAAGGGCTGCAGGACAGATGGAAATCAAGGAGCTTTGTGAAGCTCAGAAAACAGACAAACAGCTACACAGAAGGGATGAAGACAAAACATTCCGATCAAACAATAAAGAGCCAAAGAAGCCCTTCAAGCTCACACCAAAATTCAACACTTACACCAGGTTCAACACCAAGAGAGAGAACATGATCAAGGAAATTTTGAATGCCAAAATTGTGAAGCCACCA